A portion of the Choristoneura fumiferana chromosome 6, NRCan_CFum_1, whole genome shotgun sequence genome contains these proteins:
- the LOC141429081 gene encoding uncharacterized protein isoform X2 gives MHVYTCKYTQNDEDVILSVLLVVCARPKPKKFYQLEPADYWVDLHQRNDIDIWCTAVFRIRKCIPTTVGATSCRVYIDEDARVYHDWESYLLNNTQPKCVLIVPENGEYNGTIIGDGAFAVKLTVVPSPNLGIKARVLSSADTASTVASLGALGVLGVAAFTPVAPVVIAGAAVATVSTCLYGLVRSSLHLHDRSSHEQTISPTDAEARGSWLNIAASSVGLAAGAASNLLTRSAAAGTNMTKTGQALAVSVEVLRHANIVTGGAGVVNSLVHIILKYRHGEEPSKLELFQFAAATLFFCHAVMSNRTAQSIIEDAQAKTINEYRTTLRSNRHRKIFDKLSAESRRVSGTIQGNTEVIRGIQNIANKDQYFADVLKINKDINQHKLRISMTADGKVNLNAQHRFIPSELSSLDADGRSQLFTSLGPDTIPAKNVPTKLTPTVSRGYTEAQEENENHLLVGIRPEEVLRIGTYLVRVSASGTENIARLLEDLSQELYANLMTVVFNVLSTLLPQDIAKLRLLSPEEDLVVQIVNFVFNYMKHKRPLGESCAETDNCFEYVLKEFFQEGRVRQDIILMLKDRLMSWIEQEINARHQTYPNRREIICEICKGVQFATIA, from the exons ATGCATGTTTATACAT GCAAATACACTCAAAATGATGAAGATGTTATTCTGTCCGTACTCTTAGTAGTGTGTGCAAGACCAAAGCCAAAGAAGTTCTATCAGTTGGAGCCAGCAGATTACTGGGTGGATCTCCACCAGAGGAACGATATTGATATCTGGTGCACAGCTGTGTTCAGGATACGGAAGTGTATTCCAACCACTGTTGGCG cgaCGTCATGTAGAGTCTACATTGATGAAGATGCAAGAGTATATCATGACTGGGAGTCGTATCTGCTAAACAACACTCAACCAAAATGTGTCCTGATTGTACCTGAAAATGGAGAATAtaacggaaccattata GGTGACGGAGCTTTCGCAGTAAAACTGACCGTAGTCCCGTCTCCCAACCTCGGCATCAAGGCACGCGTGCTTAGTTCCGCCGATACAGCGAGCACCGTAGCTTCGCTGGGGGCTTTAGGGGTGTTGGGCGTCGCAGCGTTTACACCTGTGGCGCCTGTTGTAATCGCTGGCGCTGCCGTCGCCACTGTATCCACGTGCTTATACGGGCTTGTGAGATCGTCCCTGCATCTGCACGATAGAAGTTCCCATGAACAG aCTATCAGCCCTACGGACGCGGAAGCCCGCGGCAGTTGGCTCAACATAGCGGCATCGAGCGTCGGGCTCGCCGCCGGCGCCGCTTCCAACCTGCTGACACGCTCAGCCGCCGCGGGCACTAACATGACTAAG ACCGGACAAGCACTTGCTGTTTCCGTGGAAGTACTCCGCCACGCCAACATAGTGACGGGAGGCGCGGGTGTCGTTAACAGTCTTGTTCACATCATATTGAAA TACCGTCACGGCGAAGAGCCTTCGAAGCTGGAGCTGTTCCAGTTTGCAGCGGCGACTCTGTTCTTCTGCCATGCCGTGATGTCCAACAGGACGGCTCAGAGCATCATCGAAGACGCGCAAGCAAAAACTATTAACGAGTACCGTACGACTCTTAGAAGTAACAGGCACAG AAAAATCTTCGATAAGCTCAGCGCAGAATCGCGACGAGTCTCTGGCACCATCCAGGGCAATACTGAAGTTATCAGAGGCATCCAGAATATCGCAAACAAAGACCAATACTTCGCCGATGTCCTCAAAATCAACAAGGATATCAACCAACACAAGCTGAGGATATCAATGACGGCTGAcggtaaagtaaatttaaacgCGCAACACAGATTCATTCCTTCGGAATTAAGTAGCCTTGATGCTGATGGACGCTCTCAGTTGTTTACCTCGTTGGGGCCTGACACGATACCAGcgaaaaatgtacctacaaaaCTAACACCAACCGTCTCAAGAGGGTACACGGAAGCACAAGAGGAAAACGAGAATCATCTTTTAGTAGGCATCCGTCCAGAAGAGGTTCTTCGTATCGGTACTTATTTGGTCCGCGTCAGTGCATCAGGCACAGAAAACATTGCAAGGCTTTTAGAAGACTTGAGTCAAGAACTCTATGCGAATCTTATGACCGTCGTGTTCAACGTTTTGTCTACTCTACTACCTCAAGACATCGCAAAGCTGCGTCTCTTGAGCCCTGAAGAAGATTTGGTCGTACAAAtagttaattttgtatttaattatatgaAGCACAAGAGGCCTTTAGGAGAGTCGTGCGCTGAAACCGATAATTGTTTTGAGTATGTTCTGAAAGAGTTCTTCCAAGAGGGCAGAGTCCGCCAGGATATTATTCTGATGCTGAAGGATCGGCTTATGTCTTGGATAGAACAAGAGATCAACGCTAGACACCAAACATATCCTAATAGAAGGGAAATTATCTGTGAAATTTGTAAAGGGGTCCAATTCGCTACCATAGCTTAA
- the LOC141429081 gene encoding uncharacterized protein isoform X1: MEMETENNASQNETEVLFEAHENAPFGIETDTNNAPVVLSPVQIQQEYFENLPDCDWIKYEKSNRNYLLQNVAFALFGSPSSEGELTEVKEIGNVHLEGYSHRQKEQVMRVYDKLCEQSKYTQNDEDVILSVLLVVCARPKPKKFYQLEPADYWVDLHQRNDIDIWCTAVFRIRKCIPTTVGATSCRVYIDEDARVYHDWESYLLNNTQPKCVLIVPENGEYNGTIIGDGAFAVKLTVVPSPNLGIKARVLSSADTASTVASLGALGVLGVAAFTPVAPVVIAGAAVATVSTCLYGLVRSSLHLHDRSSHEQTISPTDAEARGSWLNIAASSVGLAAGAASNLLTRSAAAGTNMTKTGQALAVSVEVLRHANIVTGGAGVVNSLVHIILKYRHGEEPSKLELFQFAAATLFFCHAVMSNRTAQSIIEDAQAKTINEYRTTLRSNRHRKIFDKLSAESRRVSGTIQGNTEVIRGIQNIANKDQYFADVLKINKDINQHKLRISMTADGKVNLNAQHRFIPSELSSLDADGRSQLFTSLGPDTIPAKNVPTKLTPTVSRGYTEAQEENENHLLVGIRPEEVLRIGTYLVRVSASGTENIARLLEDLSQELYANLMTVVFNVLSTLLPQDIAKLRLLSPEEDLVVQIVNFVFNYMKHKRPLGESCAETDNCFEYVLKEFFQEGRVRQDIILMLKDRLMSWIEQEINARHQTYPNRREIICEICKGVQFATIA, translated from the exons atgGAGATGGAAACCGAGAATAATGCGTCGCAAAACGAAACCGAAGTATTGTTTGAGGCTCACGAGAATGCACCCTTTGGAATAGAAACGGATACTAATAACGCGCCTGTTGTTCTTTCGCCAGTCCAAATACAGCAAGAGTACTTCGAGAATCTACCAGATTGTGACTGGATCAA ATATGAAAAGAGCAATAGGAACTATTTACTGCAGAATGTGGCTTTTGCCTTATTTGGAAGTCCGAGTTCAGAAGGAGAGCTTACTGAAGTAAAGGAGATAGGCAATGTTCATCTTGAAGGATACAGTCACAGGCAGAAAGAGCAAGTGATGAGAGTATATGACAAACTGTGTGAACAGA GCAAATACACTCAAAATGATGAAGATGTTATTCTGTCCGTACTCTTAGTAGTGTGTGCAAGACCAAAGCCAAAGAAGTTCTATCAGTTGGAGCCAGCAGATTACTGGGTGGATCTCCACCAGAGGAACGATATTGATATCTGGTGCACAGCTGTGTTCAGGATACGGAAGTGTATTCCAACCACTGTTGGCG cgaCGTCATGTAGAGTCTACATTGATGAAGATGCAAGAGTATATCATGACTGGGAGTCGTATCTGCTAAACAACACTCAACCAAAATGTGTCCTGATTGTACCTGAAAATGGAGAATAtaacggaaccattata GGTGACGGAGCTTTCGCAGTAAAACTGACCGTAGTCCCGTCTCCCAACCTCGGCATCAAGGCACGCGTGCTTAGTTCCGCCGATACAGCGAGCACCGTAGCTTCGCTGGGGGCTTTAGGGGTGTTGGGCGTCGCAGCGTTTACACCTGTGGCGCCTGTTGTAATCGCTGGCGCTGCCGTCGCCACTGTATCCACGTGCTTATACGGGCTTGTGAGATCGTCCCTGCATCTGCACGATAGAAGTTCCCATGAACAG aCTATCAGCCCTACGGACGCGGAAGCCCGCGGCAGTTGGCTCAACATAGCGGCATCGAGCGTCGGGCTCGCCGCCGGCGCCGCTTCCAACCTGCTGACACGCTCAGCCGCCGCGGGCACTAACATGACTAAG ACCGGACAAGCACTTGCTGTTTCCGTGGAAGTACTCCGCCACGCCAACATAGTGACGGGAGGCGCGGGTGTCGTTAACAGTCTTGTTCACATCATATTGAAA TACCGTCACGGCGAAGAGCCTTCGAAGCTGGAGCTGTTCCAGTTTGCAGCGGCGACTCTGTTCTTCTGCCATGCCGTGATGTCCAACAGGACGGCTCAGAGCATCATCGAAGACGCGCAAGCAAAAACTATTAACGAGTACCGTACGACTCTTAGAAGTAACAGGCACAG AAAAATCTTCGATAAGCTCAGCGCAGAATCGCGACGAGTCTCTGGCACCATCCAGGGCAATACTGAAGTTATCAGAGGCATCCAGAATATCGCAAACAAAGACCAATACTTCGCCGATGTCCTCAAAATCAACAAGGATATCAACCAACACAAGCTGAGGATATCAATGACGGCTGAcggtaaagtaaatttaaacgCGCAACACAGATTCATTCCTTCGGAATTAAGTAGCCTTGATGCTGATGGACGCTCTCAGTTGTTTACCTCGTTGGGGCCTGACACGATACCAGcgaaaaatgtacctacaaaaCTAACACCAACCGTCTCAAGAGGGTACACGGAAGCACAAGAGGAAAACGAGAATCATCTTTTAGTAGGCATCCGTCCAGAAGAGGTTCTTCGTATCGGTACTTATTTGGTCCGCGTCAGTGCATCAGGCACAGAAAACATTGCAAGGCTTTTAGAAGACTTGAGTCAAGAACTCTATGCGAATCTTATGACCGTCGTGTTCAACGTTTTGTCTACTCTACTACCTCAAGACATCGCAAAGCTGCGTCTCTTGAGCCCTGAAGAAGATTTGGTCGTACAAAtagttaattttgtatttaattatatgaAGCACAAGAGGCCTTTAGGAGAGTCGTGCGCTGAAACCGATAATTGTTTTGAGTATGTTCTGAAAGAGTTCTTCCAAGAGGGCAGAGTCCGCCAGGATATTATTCTGATGCTGAAGGATCGGCTTATGTCTTGGATAGAACAAGAGATCAACGCTAGACACCAAACATATCCTAATAGAAGGGAAATTATCTGTGAAATTTGTAAAGGGGTCCAATTCGCTACCATAGCTTAA
- the LOC141428644 gene encoding uncharacterized protein: MSGYQSKAMSITTRGIGLSTCNLCFMSANTTNINPPIYAMYRVFLGLVEAKLASIKQWYYFVKELCYVYDYRVEPYLLEIPLAVALVPEPIKRIIDAVDVINYNDVQYIPVVAAQVYDEGKLVPRPENILLSNLRAVVVALSTKDTPTKYRTAFREYCPIPGAIWDNGDLLMNANEIIPEDYDLEGGLLNDMWALSAYLIRLRKEFPNIAKGPISEISPKLSAGTKASKAALVSRDMSWGKIRACLRNIEEPLEEYFKRCNPQVSSACSGEFNVIDKVVVSTHECLEGQAALLGEYPNEKMLNQNPVLNLYSLRHKNKDLSNIVIGEYINAMMISNEHFFLHHSSCSCVSKSMSKLAVGRKQ; encoded by the coding sequence ATGTCAGGTTATCAAAGCAAAGCTATGTCCATCACCACGAGAGGAATTGGCTTAAGTACTTGTAACTTATGCTTCATGTCCGCCAATACCACTAATATTAATCCACCCATATACGCTATGTACAGAGTCTTTCTCGGATTGGTTGAGGCTAAACTGGCATCCATCAAGCAGTGGTATTATTTTGTGAAGGAACTTTGCTACGTTTATGATTACCGAGTAGAACCGTACCTGCTTGAAATTCCACTAGCTGTTGCTCTTGTACCAGAGCCAATAAAACGCATTATTGATGCTGTGGATGTTATTAATTACAACGATGTGCAGTACATTCCTGTTGTTGCAGCACAAGTGTATGATGAAGGTAAGTTGGTGCCTCGGCCCGAGAACATCTTACTTAGTAACTTACGAGCTGTAGTGgttgcattgtcaactaaagACACCCCAACCAAATATAGAACTGCATTCAGAGAGTATTGCCCCATACCAGGAGCAATTTGGGATAATGGTGACCTTCTAATGAATGCGAATGAGATCATTCCTGAAGATTATGACCTAGAGGGCGGTTTGCTAAATGACATGTGGGCTCTGTCCGCATACTTGATAAGGTTGCGAAAAGAGTTCCCTAACATTGCAAAAGGACCAATATCAGAAATTTCACCAAAATTATCTGCAGGCACTAAGGCATCCAAGGCTGCCTTGGTTTCAAGAGATATGAGTTGGGGCAAAATACGTGCCTGCCTGCGAAACATAGAAGAGCCCTTAGAGGAATACTTCAAGAGGTGTAATCCTCAGGTTAGTTCAGCCTGTTCAGGGGAGTTCAACGTAATTGACAAGGTGGTTGTCTCCACTCATGAGTGCCTGGAAGGTCAAGCAGCTTTGCTGGGAGAGTATCCCAATGAGAAGATGTTAAATCAAAACCCTGTGCTAAACCTGTACAGTTTGCGGCATAAAAATAAAGACTTGTCAAATATAGTGATTGGTGAGTATATAAATGCTATGATGATATCCAATGAGCACTTTTTCTTACATCATAGCTCCTGCTCCTGTGTatcaaagtcaatgtcaaagtTAGCTGTTGGCAGAAAACAGTAA